The following are encoded together in the Tamandua tetradactyla isolate mTamTet1 chromosome 14, mTamTet1.pri, whole genome shotgun sequence genome:
- the ANXA2 gene encoding annexin A2: MSTVHEILCKLSLEGDHSTPPSAYGSVKAYTNFDAERDALNIETAIKTKGVDEVTIVNILTNRSNEQRQDIAFAYQRRTKKELGSALKSALSGHLESVILGLLKTPAQYDASELKASMKGLGTDEDSLIEIICSRTNQELQEINRVYKEMYKTDLEKDIVSDTSGDFRKLMVALAKGRRAEDGSVIDYELIDQDARDLYDAGVKRKGTDVPKWISIMTERSVCHLQKVFERYKSYSPYDMLESIKKEVKGDLENAFLNLVQCIQNKPLYFADRLYDSMKGKGTRDKVLIRIMVSRSEVDMLKIRSEFKRKYGKSLYYYIQQDTKGDYQKALLYLCGGDD; encoded by the exons ATGTCTACCGTTCATGAAATTCTGTGCAAGCTCAGCTTGGAGGGTGAT CACTCTACACCTCCAAGTGCATATGGGTCGGTGAAAGCGTACACCAACTTTGATGCTGAACGGGATGCTCTGAACATCGAAACGGCCATCAAGACCAAAG GTGTGGATGAGGTCACCATCGTCAACATCCTGACCAACCGCAGCAATGAGCAGAGACAGGACATTGCCTTCGCTTACCAGAGAAGGACCAAAAAG GAACTTGGGTCAGCCCTGAAGTCGGCTTTATCTGGCCACCTGGAGTCGGTGATTTTGGGTCTGTTGAAAACACCTGCTCAGTATGACGCTTCCGAGCTCAAAGCCTCCATGAAG GGTCTGGGAACTGATGAGGATTCCCTCATTGAGATCATCTGCTCAAGGACCAACCAGGAGCTGCAGGAAATTAACAGAGTCTACAAGGAGA TGTACAAGACCGACCTGGAGAAGGACATTGTTTCCGATACGTCTGGTGACTTCCGCAAACTGATGGTTGCCCTCGCAAAG GGCAGACGAGCAGAAGATGGCTCTGTCATTGATTATGAACTGATTGACCAAGATGCCCGG GATCTCTACGATGCTGGAGTGAAGAGGAAAGGAACTGATGTTCCCAAGTGGATCAGCATCATGACCGAGCGGAGTGTGTGCCACCTCCAGAAAG TTTTTGAAAGGTACAAGAGCTATAGCCCTTATGACATGCTGGAGAGCATCAAGAAGGAGGTCAAAGGCGACCTGGAAAATGCTTTCCTGAACCTGG TCCAGTGCATTCAGAACAAGCCCCTGTATTTTGCTGATCGGCTGTATGACTCCATGAAG GGCAAGGGGACTCGTGACAAGGTCCTGATTAGAATCATGGTCTCCCGCAGTGAAGTAGACATGTTGAAAATTAGGTCTGAATTCAAGAGAAAGTATGGCAAGTCCCTGTACTACTACATCCAG CAGGACACCAAGGGCGACTACCAGAAAGCACTGCTGTACCTGTGTGGCGGAGACGACTGA